The following coding sequences are from one Motacilla alba alba isolate MOTALB_02 chromosome 4, Motacilla_alba_V1.0_pri, whole genome shotgun sequence window:
- the ASAH1 gene encoding acid ceramidase encodes MWPPLREAPLGAEPGRTMAGRALLALLLLAQPAWAPDPYGEECRSKMYPPSGPTFKGNIPTYVINLDLPPSKRWDELMRDKKTELKTVVQNIKDIANTFFPSGKVVDIVDNKIAHLTATLPYPFNEELQGIANSSGIPLGEIVIFNIFYEIFTVCTSIVAEDKTGKLYHARNLDFGLFLGWDVKNNSWTLTRELKPLVVLLDFQRNNKTVFKSTNFAGYIGMVSGVKPNLFTLTMNERFSLDGGYVGIFEWFLGRRDGMWMGFLTRTVLENATSYQDAKDRLAKTRLLAPAYFILGGKNSGEGCVITRSRTAALDIWDLDIKKGTWYVLETNYDRWKPPLVLDNRRGPAMKCLNQTTQENLSLPAIYDVLSTKPVLNKLTVCTTLMEVYNGHTETYLRECPDPCSPW; translated from the exons TATGGAGAAGAGTGTAGGAGTAAAATGTACCCTCCTTCAGGACCAAC GTTCAAAGGTAATATACCCACATATGTCATAAACCTCGATTTACCTCCCAGCAAAAGGTGGGATGAATTGATGCGCGACAAAAAGACAGAG CTGAAGACTGTGGTCCAGAATATCAAAGATATAGCAAATACCTTCTTCCCCAGTGGCAAAGTTGTTGACATAGTGGATAACAAAATA GCTCATTTGACTGCTACACTTCCTTATCCTTTCAATGAAGAGCTCCAAGGGATTGCAAATTCATCTGGGATTCCTTTGG gggaaattgttattttcaacattttttatgaaatttttaCTGTATGTACATCAATAGTGGCAGAAGATAAAACAG GGAAACTGTACCATGCCAGAAACTTGGATTTTGGACTCTTCCTAGG GTGggatgttaaaaataattcctggaCGTTAACTCGGGAACTGAAGCCTTTAGTGGTACTCTTGGACTTTcagagaaacaacaaaacagtgTTCAAGTCCACAAATTTTGCAGGATACATAGGCATGGTGTCTGGAGTCAAACCA AACTTGTTCACTCTGACAATGAATGAGCGTTTCAGTCTTGATGGTGGTTATGTGG GAATCTTTGAATGGTTTCTTGGTAGAAGAGATGGTATGTGGATGGGCTTTCTTACAAGAACTGTATTAGAGAATGCTACAAG TTACCAGGATGCAAAAGACAGACTGGCAAAAACAAGACTGCTGGCTCCAGCTTACTTTATTCTGGGTGGAAAAAATTCTGGAGAAGGGTGTGTGATAACTCGATCCAGGACAGCTGCTCTGGATATCTGGGA ccttgatATCAAGAAGGGTACATGGTATGTATTAGAAACCAACTATGATCGCTGGAAGCCTCCACTGGTGCTGGATAATCGTAGAGGACCTGCAATGAAATGCCTGAACCAGACAACACAAGAG aatctCTCCCTACCTGCTATTTATGATGTTCTCTCCACAAAGCCTGTGCTCAATAAG CTGACCGTGTGCACAACGCTGATGGAGGTGTACAATGGCCATACAGAGACTTACCTGCGGGAGTGCCCAGATCCCTGCAGTCCTTGGTAG